In Quercus robur chromosome 11, dhQueRobu3.1, whole genome shotgun sequence, the following proteins share a genomic window:
- the LOC126707064 gene encoding uncharacterized protein LOC126707064: protein MELPNVTNYPFELARNHNPALLVIMETKLGGARAKEISDRLPFDGAIHTETIGFAGGLWLLWNADIVEVVHLANTEQEIHVEVKVLATKLSWIFSTVYASPRIAERNTLWENLIKVADLHNKPWVIAGDFNEPLLDEDKFGGRPVSIYRSLLFKDCLDKCNMVDLGFSGPRYTWTNRRELNNLIQERIDRFFMNPSWCLLYPEARVSHLTRCHSDHCPVLLETVPRQTNFLNRPFRFQSFWLSDPSFPQVVTKAWNWDENLSTSIVRFTKDAMIWNKNQFGNIFEKKRRLMARLNGIQQVLASNPQSSLIDLENQLHKELDVVLNQEAELWALKSRINWMVLGDRNTSFYHVSALARRKRNTITMFKNEVGDWLTEEREVMNHFREGFIRLYTTSQVKATWNHNLRQGWQSSLTEEEKHSLEQPVIDAEIVTALWSLKAFKSPGPDGLHAGFFQRF from the coding sequence atggaacTACCTAATGTGACAAATTATCCCTTTGAGCTAGCTCGGAATCATAATCCGGCCTTATTAGTGATTATGGAGACCAAGCTTGGTGGAGCTCGTGCGAAGGAAATATCGGATAGGCTTCCTTTTGATGGCGCCATCCATACAGAAACAATTGGGTTCGCAGGAGGCCTTTGGCTGCTCTGGAATGCTGATATTGTGGAGGTGGTTCATTTGGCAAATACAGAGCAAGAAATCCATGTGGAAGTGAAGGTACTTGCTACTAAACTCTCTTGGATTTTTTCTACTgtttatgctagtcctaggaTTGCTGAAAGAAATACCTTGtgggaaaatttaattaaagtagCTGATCTTCATAATAAACCATGGGTGATAgctggggattttaatgaaccCCTGTTGGATGAAGATAAGTTTGGAGGAAGGCCTGTTAGCATATATAGATCCCTGTTATTCAAAGATTGTCTTGATAAGTGCAATATGGTGGATTTGGGATTCTCAGGTCCTAGATACACGTGGACTAATAGAAGGGAGTTGAATAACCTCATTCAAGAGAGAATAGATAGGTTTTTCATGAATCCTAGTTGGTGCCTCTTGTATCCAGAAGCTAGGGTCTCCCACCTCACTCGTTGCCATTCCGACCATTGTCCTGTTCTTCTTGAAACTGTTCCTAGACAGACCAATTTCCTTAATAGGCCTTTTAGATTCCAAAGCTTCTGGTTGTCTGACCCTTCTTTTCCTCAAGTGGTGACTAAGGCTTGGAATTGGGATGAAAATCTTTCAACTTCTATTGTAAGATTCACAAAAGATGCTATGATATGGAATAAAAACCAGTTTGGAAATATAtttgagaagaaaagaagattaaTGGCTAGGCTTAATGGAATCCAGCAGGTTTTAGCTTCCAACCCCCAATCTTCCCTAATTGATTTGGAAAATCAGCTTCACAAAGAATTGGATGTAGTGCTGAATCAAGAGGCGGAGTTGTGGGCATTAAAGTCTAGAATTAATTGGATGGTGTTGGGAGACCGTAACACTTCTTTCTACCATGTTTCTGCTCTTGCTAGGAGGAAAAGGAACACTATTACCATGTTTAAAAACGAGGTAGGGGACTGGCTAACGGAGGAAAGAGAAGTAATGAACCATTTTAGAGAGGGGTTTATCAGGCTGTATACTACCAGCCAAGTCAAGGCTACTTGGAATCATAACCTCCGGCAGGGGTGGCAAAGTAGTCTCACAGAGGAGGAGAAGCACAGTTTAGAGCAGCCGGTGATAGATGCTGAAATAGTCACTGCCTTGTGGTCTCTTAAGGCATTCAAGTCTCCAGGTCCTGATGGACTTCATGCTGGTTTTTTCCAGAGATTCTAG